In the Nitrospirales bacterium LBB_01 genome, one interval contains:
- a CDS encoding ABC transporter substrate-binding protein yields the protein MKQPALLLPLLLILTVCVSSCGKPAASDGYLHLRINANPTTLDPAYVVDVAGGSICAKMFNGLVKLNENLDVIPDIAKSWKVSPDGLKYTFYLRDNVTFHNGALLTANDVEYSLKRLLMTETKSPNTWVVMSLLGAEEFLSGKSSTLNGIKVIDNLTIELTLKTPFAPFIKLLTMTPAYIVPQKEVERLKKSFANQPIGTGPFQFLRWEPDSELVLTRFPKYFESVAKIAGIRYRVIPEDLTTITEFMLGNLDVTDVTAASYKLFTTDKKYSDNLKTAVGLNTYYLGLNNSKPPLNNVVLRQAIAYAIDKDKILKTYFQGRGALAAGPIPDALKSYKLPERYPYNPELAKQLVKKSGYKKSEKLKFYINTAQDSIDIAEIIMSYLIEAGIEVEIKVLEWSAYKSAINNGESDLFWLGWWADYPDGENFLYPLFHSSNFGAGGNRTRFIDKRIDALIEEAQRTIDDNKRETLYKEIEQEIVEACPAVFFWHRKDFVVTEPWIKQFRLSAIYSIDKGNFIEIQHYTE from the coding sequence CTAACCCCACCACTCTTGACCCGGCTTATGTTGTTGACGTTGCAGGGGGCAGTATATGCGCAAAAATGTTCAACGGCCTCGTTAAACTAAACGAAAATCTTGACGTCATTCCCGATATTGCCAAAAGCTGGAAGGTAAGCCCTGACGGGTTAAAATATACATTTTATCTCAGAGACAACGTAACGTTTCATAACGGAGCGCTCCTTACCGCAAATGATGTTGAATACTCCCTGAAACGCCTCCTTATGACAGAGACAAAATCCCCAAACACGTGGGTAGTGATGAGCCTTTTGGGAGCCGAAGAGTTTCTTTCTGGCAAATCATCAACACTTAACGGCATTAAGGTGATAGATAACCTTACTATTGAGCTAACGCTAAAAACTCCGTTTGCACCATTTATAAAACTCCTCACTATGACACCAGCTTATATTGTGCCCCAAAAGGAGGTGGAACGCCTGAAAAAAAGTTTTGCTAACCAGCCAATTGGTACGGGGCCTTTTCAATTTTTACGTTGGGAGCCTGACAGTGAATTAGTTTTAACACGCTTTCCAAAATACTTTGAATCTGTTGCAAAAATTGCCGGCATCCGATACAGAGTGATCCCCGAGGATTTAACAACCATCACGGAGTTTATGCTTGGTAACCTTGATGTTACAGACGTAACGGCAGCGTCCTATAAACTCTTTACTACCGATAAGAAGTACTCAGATAATCTAAAAACGGCTGTTGGCTTAAACACATACTATCTAGGGCTAAATAACTCAAAACCACCGCTTAATAATGTTGTTCTCAGACAGGCAATAGCTTATGCAATAGATAAGGATAAGATTTTAAAAACTTATTTTCAGGGACGAGGAGCATTGGCAGCGGGTCCCATACCCGATGCCCTTAAATCATATAAATTACCGGAGCGCTATCCGTACAACCCAGAGTTGGCAAAACAACTGGTCAAAAAGTCTGGTTACAAAAAATCCGAAAAACTTAAGTTTTACATCAACACAGCTCAGGACTCCATAGACATTGCAGAAATCATAATGTCTTATTTAATAGAGGCTGGTATTGAGGTGGAAATAAAGGTGCTTGAGTGGAGCGCCTATAAGTCTGCTATCAATAATGGGGAAAGCGATTTGTTTTGGCTTGGCTGGTGGGCAGACTACCCTGACGGCGAAAATTTTCTGTATCCGCTTTTTCACTCCTCTAATTTTGGAGCAGGTGGAAACAGAACCAGATTTATAGATAAACGTATTGATGCGCTCATAGAGGAGGCACAAAGAACTATTGATGATAATAAACGGGAAACACTTTATAAAGAAATAGAGCAAGAAATAGTTGAAGCGTGTCCTGCCGTATTTTTTTGGCACAGAAAAGATTTCGTTGTCACAGAGCCGTGGATAAAACAGTTTAGACTGTCTGCCATATATAGCATTGACAAAGGCAATTTCATAGAGATACAACATTACACCGAGTAG